In Deltaproteobacteria bacterium, a genomic segment contains:
- the flgM gene encoding flagellar biosynthesis anti-sigma factor FlgM, with amino-acid sequence MRSNGEQTMKIQNYLNQAGVFDGKRVEDRSPKISERRREEQSGTQSSDHVSLSSEGRLRALAMHSAMDDPGVRTERVQELKTQVQSGTYSPDSRRTAVKLLQEELDLAAGLQPSALDR; translated from the coding sequence CTGAGGAGCAATGGAGAGCAGACCATGAAAATACAGAACTACCTGAACCAGGCAGGTGTTTTTGACGGCAAGCGGGTCGAGGACCGGTCGCCGAAAATCTCCGAGCGTCGACGGGAGGAACAGTCTGGGACCCAGTCTTCGGATCATGTTTCCCTGTCCAGCGAAGGCCGACTTCGGGCTTTGGCCATGCACTCGGCCATGGACGACCCGGGGGTCAGGACCGAGCGGGTTCAGGAACTCAAGACCCAGGTCCAGTCGGGAACCTACAGCCCCGACAGCCGCCGCACGGCCGTCAAACTCCTGCAAGAAGAGCTGGACCTGGCTGCGGGTCTGCAGCCCTCGGCCTTAGATCGCTGA
- the fliW gene encoding flagellar assembly protein FliW produces MEKRRFREISTRIGRQRVFLDKCLYFPRGLIGFEKARDFVLLQVREGSPFLLLQCTEDPSLGLLVTDPYVFLEDWRIEVGTAEQKVLRVGGLRELAVLVTVTIPEGNPEKTALNLTGPVVINSRLRIGLQIPQTNGKARSNILISDLRPRAADPQPGPALLAGV; encoded by the coding sequence ATGGAAAAGCGACGATTCAGGGAAATCTCGACTCGAATAGGGCGACAGAGAGTCTTTCTCGACAAGTGCCTCTATTTCCCGCGAGGGCTGATCGGTTTCGAAAAGGCCAGGGACTTCGTCCTGCTCCAAGTCCGGGAAGGCTCCCCGTTCCTCCTCCTTCAATGCACCGAGGACCCAAGTCTGGGCCTTCTGGTCACCGACCCGTATGTTTTTCTGGAAGATTGGAGGATTGAAGTCGGAACGGCCGAACAAAAGGTTCTCAGAGTCGGCGGCCTACGGGAATTGGCCGTACTGGTCACCGTGACGATCCCCGAGGGCAATCCGGAAAAAACAGCTCTGAATCTGACCGGCCCCGTGGTCATCAACAGCCGACTGCGCATCGGCCTTCAAATCCCTCAGACCAACGGGAAGGCCCGAAGCAACATCCTCATCAGCGATCTAAGGCCGAGGGCTGCAGACCCGCAGCCAGGTCCAGCTCTTCTTGCAGGAGTTTGA
- the csrA gene encoding carbon storage regulator produces MLILTRRPGESIYLGETIKVTVLGCKGNQVQLGLDVPEELPVYREEIYLKVQKQNRLAMASREEDLIKVTSIWKSDDSGKSRLE; encoded by the coding sequence ATGCTCATTCTGACCAGGCGACCCGGTGAGAGCATATATCTCGGGGAAACCATCAAGGTCACGGTGTTGGGCTGCAAAGGAAACCAGGTCCAGCTTGGCCTGGACGTGCCCGAGGAACTCCCGGTCTACCGGGAGGAAATCTATCTCAAGGTCCAGAAACAGAACCGACTGGCCATGGCCAGCCGGGAGGAAGATCTGATCAAGGTGACTTCGATATGGAAAAGCGACGATTCAGGGAAATCTCGACTCGAATAG